GCCGGTCTCAGCGGCGGCGACACACCAGCCGACGACGTAGCGGGAGTAGATGTCGATGATCACGAACAGCTCGTAGTAGACGCCGCGTTCGGGGCCGGGGAGCTTGGTGATATCCCATGACCACACCTCATTCGGTGCGGTCGCGATGAGCTCGGGGCGCTTGCGGGCCGGGTGGGTGCGTTGGCGGCGACGTTCGCGGTTCTCCCCGGCGGCGGCGAGGAGCCGGTACATGGTGCGGATCGAACACAGGTAGATGCCGTCGTCGAGGAGCTGGGCCCACACCTGAGCCGGGGCGAGGTCCCGGTACTTGGGCGAGCGAAGCACCGACAACACGTGCTGTTGTTCGGGCTCGGACAGCTTGTTCGGCGGCGCCGGCCGCGGTGGCGCAGGCCCATGGACCGGTGCCCGACGGCGACGCAGCACCGTGGAACGGTTGACGCCCAACAGCTCACACGCCCGCTTGGTCGACGTGGCCTCCTCCAGGGCGGGCAGATGCTCGGCGGTCACGGCTTCGACCTGGTCTCGGTGTCCGCGCTCTCGGAGAGCTGCTCCAGAGCGCGTGCACTTTTCCCGTGATCTCCAACGCGGTCTGGGTCTTGGCCAGCTCCGAACTCAACCGTTGGTTCTGGCGACGCAACCTGTCGAGCTCGATCTGCTCCGCTGAGCGGCGCTTCTTCGACTTGGCCGCCAGACCCGCCCGGGCGCCGGCCTCGGCCTGCTTGCGCCACTCCGAGATGTGCGAGCTGTACAGCCCCTCGCGGCGCAGGATCGCTCCGCGCTCCTCCGAGCCCTTCGGCCACGAGTCGTACTCGGCGAGGATCTCCGCCTTGTACCCGGCGGTGAACCTCCGCCGCGTCGGACGTCGCCGCAGGATCGATGTCGTCATCGTCAGTCACACCCCCAGTGTGGGCGCGGCCGTTCAACGATGCAGTGGTCATGGTCATGGTTCTCGAGTTCCTGTCTCGCCCCGTCGGGTCAGAAGATCGGGTACCGCAGGTGTCTCAACTCACCCTGACAGACAGGGCAACGCACCCTCGCCGAGCGACCCGCCAGCTCATCGCCCCCCACCACACGGCTCAACCAACCGATCCAGCTCGACACCGCGCCCGAACCCAGCGTCGCTCCCGCCAGCACACCTGCCAAGCGCCGTTGCTCAGCAGACTCCTAGCCGACAAACACCCAACGTTTGACGACCAGCTTGTGACGTCACTGGGGTTCCGCCAGAGGCCAGCGATCGCTCGCTGCCCCTGGTCATATCTCGCTCAGCGTTTCGCCAACGAGGGATGGGACTGGCTTGGGAGGGCTTCGATTGCAGCGCCCGATCTCTCCCCGGCGCGGCGCGGACTCCTACTCCTCGCATCTAGCGACTTCCCGAAGGCATGGGAGCGGGCGGACGATTTCGGAGGGGGCCGCGA
The sequence above is drawn from the Acidimicrobiales bacterium genome and encodes:
- a CDS encoding IS3 family transposase gives rise to the protein MTAEHLPALEEATSTKRACELLGVNRSTVLRRRRAPVHGPAPPRPAPPNKLSEPEQQHVLSVLRSPKYRDLAPAQVWAQLLDDGIYLCSIRTMYRLLAAAGENRERRRQRTHPARKRPELIATAPNEVWSWDITKLPGPERGVYYELFVIIDIYSRYVVGWCVAAAETGELAEAFIADALDQQGIDRNQLTLHADRGTSMTSKPVAQLLVDLGVTRSHSRPSVSNDNPYSEAQFKTLKYCPAFPTRFGSIADARSFCAAFFDHYNHTHRHAGIGLHTPASVHYGTATEIRAARAATLTAAYNTNPARFRHRPPTPPKLPEAAWINDPNREALIQSA
- a CDS encoding transposase, with protein sequence MTTSILRRRPTRRRFTAGYKAEILAEYDSWPKGSEERGAILRREGLYSSHISEWRKQAEAGARAGLAAKSKKRRSAEQIELDRLRRQNQRLSSELAKTQTALEITGKVHALWSSSPRARTPRPGRSRDRRASARPGGGHVDQAGV